In Clostridium swellfunianum, a genomic segment contains:
- a CDS encoding PucR family transcriptional regulator, with protein sequence MAITVKEALDLDILKGFKVIAGKKGLSKEITHVAVWDYETGDLIEQNFSRGDFALSTLVAIKDNIDQLYEIVERMIKVGISCLAVKDIYIKEIPGEVIKLADKEHFPIMMFNGTFTEDVIVYVNLAISEKKQYEDLASQIDSILYNNLNELRIKQIALKININFKDKNIVAFCKRKSNKLSGIKSPFNKEMEQVFSEIIPYEDGYLFINTFEEGEEQDVTKTVLRRLKWCGFDEKTYIIGVSGLYEGLGNLDKSIHESLYAYKHSACYRKDISFFHEIGINKIILPLLDNPWVLKYYDEMIWPLIDYDKNHETELLITAVKYVEHNGDIKAVAEELFQHGNTIRYRIDKINKILFNAYKSEHFYEELAMAVRIYTLLNNSL encoded by the coding sequence ATGGCTATAACTGTTAAGGAAGCTTTAGATCTTGATATACTTAAAGGTTTTAAAGTTATTGCTGGTAAGAAGGGACTATCAAAAGAAATAACTCATGTGGCAGTTTGGGATTATGAAACTGGCGATTTAATAGAACAAAATTTTAGCAGAGGAGATTTTGCTCTAAGTACATTAGTTGCCATAAAAGATAATATTGATCAGCTTTATGAGATTGTAGAAAGAATGATCAAAGTTGGTATAAGCTGCCTCGCAGTTAAAGATATTTATATAAAGGAAATTCCAGGGGAAGTTATCAAGCTTGCTGATAAGGAGCACTTTCCTATTATGATGTTTAACGGTACCTTCACTGAAGATGTAATTGTTTATGTAAATTTAGCTATAAGCGAGAAAAAACAGTATGAAGATTTAGCATCACAAATAGATAGTATTTTATATAATAATTTAAATGAGCTGCGAATAAAGCAAATCGCTCTCAAAATAAATATTAACTTTAAAGATAAAAACATAGTGGCCTTCTGTAAGAGAAAAAGCAACAAATTATCTGGAATTAAAAGTCCTTTTAATAAAGAAATGGAACAGGTTTTTAGTGAGATTATACCATATGAAGACGGGTATCTTTTTATAAATACCTTTGAAGAAGGGGAAGAACAGGATGTCACTAAGACTGTTCTGAGAAGATTAAAGTGGTGCGGCTTTGACGAGAAAACTTATATTATAGGGGTAAGCGGGTTGTATGAAGGACTAGGAAATCTTGACAAGTCCATACATGAAAGTTTATACGCATATAAACACTCGGCATGTTATAGAAAAGATATTTCATTCTTTCATGAGATAGGCATTAATAAGATAATACTGCCGCTTTTAGACAATCCATGGGTATTAAAATATTACGATGAAATGATATGGCCTCTTATTGATTATGATAAAAATCATGAAACTGAATTGTTAATAACTGCAGTAAAATATGTTGAACATAACGGAGATATAAAAGCAGTAGCAGAGGAGTTGTTTCAGCATGGTAATACTATTAGATACAGAATAGATAAGATAAATAAAATATTATTTAATGCTTATAAAAGCGAGCATTTTTATGAGGAATTAGCTATGGCAGTTAGAATATATACTTTACTAAACAACTCTTTGTAA